GGTTCTGTGCTAAATATTTCACACATACAATGTTCACACTTACTTCTCCTCACCCCCGTTTTATGGTAAGGAAACTGGGACAAAGAATGACAGCGTCATTTGCCATGGTCACACACCGGGCCAGTAATGTGCTAGAACTGGGCTGAGGTGCAGGCCCATCTGTACGCATACATATCCTGAGCCCTGAGAGGAGCAGGTTTTGACTTCCTGTTCAGTTGTCTATCCTCATAGAGCTAGTTTTAGAATCCTGTGGATACTTAGTAAAAAAATCCCTGACCAACCAACCAGTGAAGGAACAACATGAGCAAGAGCTTCTCTTTCTAGCAAATTAATGAATTGTGCTCACAGAGGCATGCCAGATTCTGCGACAGCCCCTTTAGCTGAGTGCTAATAAAGCAGTTAACATATCCAGATGGAAAGCAGGAACCAAACATGGAGCCTGCAGCCCACACCCATAAAGGAGGGCTTTGAGATCTTggccctctcccctcactcaccCAGTGGTTGGTGAAGTTTCTGGTGAGAATGGCAGGAGCAAAGGAGCGGGCAGGGTTCATGCCTGCACCAGTATAATAGATCTGCAAAAGACATAGTCATAACTGAGACACTTTCCATTACTTCACCCCAGCTTCTCTCCCCACAACCCACATGACCCCAAGGGCTGGCACCTTGCCCCCAGCCAGCAGTAAGAAGGGAAGGATGAACTGAGGGTGGGTGTTCCATAATGGAGTAAAGGTACTATGGATCCCTAAACAAAGCCCACATCTACCCCTGAAGCATACACTCCACCTTGGGGTCAAGAAGGACCAGATATAGAGATCACAAAAGAGAGGATTAGAACAGGGTCAACTCCTCTGTGCCGACCAAAACAGAGTGAGGAGGACTATGTTCATGTTTGACCATGAGCTGGgcagaaaaaaactttaaaaagttgggAAAGGTCTAAGGGCCATAGAGTCCTTAAACAAGaagcttctctcctctcctgcttacCCCAAAGAGGTGTcccagggtgagggagaagccaACAGCCAGGGCTACAGATCCCAGGCGGCCATTGCGCCTCTCGTCGTATGTAGCAAAGATGCAGAGCACAAACTGGAGCGTCAGGAAGATCTCCACCGTGGTGGCCTGGCCCACACTCACCCCAGGGTGCAActgggcagaagaagaagaaaggaggcaaCTCATTAGGGTTGTCCCAATGTTACTTCCTCAGGGCTTCCCACACAGTAAGCCCTGTATGGCATCATTTCCCTGGAGAGGGAGGATGATACAACCCCCTTCATAGTAATTGTATTTGCTTCTTATTTCTCCCAATAATACTCCTACATGGTAGAAAGAATTGTACCCACTCAGGCAGATGAGCAAGCTGAGGCCCTGTCAGGTAAAATAATTCTCCTCAAGAACCTGCAAGGAGTTGGAAGGAAAGCTGAAACCAGAACTTGGGTCTCTTGAGTCAGTCCAGGCCTTTATGCCTTCCTTACTTCTCCAAACTACACTtgacacacatgtgtgtgcatgtgagcatacactcccccccaccccccatacccACAACGTCCCAGACCCCTGAGGAACTGATTGGCCTCCGCCAGGCAGGGAGTCAGGGTACCAGGTTCGTCCAGCCCCACTTAGCTGACCATTACCGTATTAAGGGCTAGGTTTCCTCGGACGGCAGGCGGGGTGACACTGTACAGCACGGCGGCCCCAGCCACAGCTCCCAGGAGTTGGGCTGCCATATAGCAGAAGGCCCGGAGCAGAGACATCTGGGAACCCACAAGGAAGGCGAAAGTGACTGCAGGATTGACATGGGCTCCGCTGATGTGGCCCACAGCCTGCACCAGCGTAGCCAGGGCCAGGCCAAAGGCCAGAGCCACCTGCAGGACATGCAGGGGTCCGGGGGTCCAACGTAGTGAGGCCCCCAGtccaaaaaagacatagaagAGGGTGGCAAAGAACTCAGCAAATATGGCCCTCCAGAAGGAGGCTGACCTTAGTTCCCACATGGCAGGGGGGATGGGCACAATGCCTGGGTCCCTGATACCCCCCTGGCCTGATCTGGGTGGACAGTCCCCTTTATAGAGGACTCTTAatccctgggaggggcaggctgaaGTGGCTGGTCCAGCCTCTTAACCCCTTCAGAGCTGCAGAGGGCTGGACCCACTTTTACGCATCTGATAAAGCTGCTGgattttcccctccctcttccaaGGGAGATGAGCAGAGCCGTGGGTGAGTGTTAGGGTAGGGGTAGAGCCAGGGCTAGAGAGACTCTGAGAGAAAAGGATCAAGAACAGGGGGAACATCGAAGTCCgtttctctctttgtgtcaaaatTGGGGTTCATGGTCCTGATTGACATCTATATTAGAACATTCCTCAATTTTCCTTGGAAGATCAGTCAAAGTGAGTTCACTTCACAGGGTATGAGACTGTGCTCCTAGGGGCCTTCAGTCTCCTCTGAGTCGGCCACGGgtaagggtgggggtgggggtcaggagtGGGGTCCGGCAGGGAAGTTGGATAACTGAAGAGAATTCTTTAGTTCTCTGGGATTAGAGGGCCTTTCCCCATTGGTTGGTTTGGTCTGGAATCTGTGGACCCTGCAGCTCTGGGACAGAATAGTTCTgctgtgtctgtttttctccaaACCCAGGTTCCCTACCCCCAATCCATGCCAGCACCTCCCTTTCCAAGCCCTCAGCCTGGCCTTGTAAACCACAAAGATAAGAGGAAGAATCTATCTTCCATGgatagggtgggggtgggcttggggactggggaggagaaaagggctTAGTAGTTAAATTTCAGAATCAGCTTATCCTTCGTCTTTCCTAACTCACAAAGTCCTAGCAGGAAGtactcaaaagaaagaaactgagtcaTGGCTATGGAGCAATGCGAGGGTCTAATGCTTCCTAATATGGTCCTAATCAGGACCCTGGGGCCTTAAATCTTGATCTCTAAGGAAGAGTCTGGGGATGGGAGTGTCTAGACAAGCAAGAAGAGGACAAAATGGGGTAGAAGAGCACGGGGAAAGAGGTTCAGTTGTGTCCAGGCTTGATGGGGGACCTCGTGGGGGGCTCTGCAGTAGTAGAGAAGGCAGAATGGGATGGACTGGAAGGCTCTACCATCTCTACCCCATGGCAAGTCATACATGCCACAAGTGTTTCCCATGAGGAGgagaagaacaaaaatttaaagaagaggtCTGCAATATTGGTTCCCAGCATTGGACCCATCCAATATAtctgtggagagagaggaagaacacagaTTCGGGCTTCTTCTCCTCTCATCCTCCAATATCCAGCTTGGGAATGGATAGGAACAGTTATAGCAAAGGCAGAGAGCCCATCTCATCCACCCACATGTAGGAAGTTGCTGAGAACAGGTCAGAGGGCACCCAAGGAGACTGGAGCTCCCAATTTCATGGAAGAGGAACAATCCATTAGAGATCCTTGGAATCTCTTGGGTTTTAGATGGCCCACCAATATCCTCACTTCAGGCCCTGGGACCCTTGTTGCCTCTCACCCAGAGATGCTCCCAGTTTCCAGTCACCTCTGTTGGTCCCCGAGGAGATACAAGTTTCATGCTGCTTCTGGGGAAAGGAGCCTGGGACAGGACAGAAAGTAGTATGTCATGGTAGTAAGAACAGAGACTCTGGCAACAGATACCTTGGTTCAGATATGGATGAGAATACA
This genomic interval from Mustela erminea isolate mMusErm1 chromosome 6, mMusErm1.Pri, whole genome shotgun sequence contains the following:
- the MIP gene encoding lens fiber major intrinsic protein isoform X2, which codes for MTRARPLAWDLAICLPAPFRRGARVAAAQYDDVKEPAPGRGAILVNSALGQDVMSLLRAFCYMAAQLLGAVAGAAVLYSVTPPAVRGNLALNTLHPGVSVGQATTVEIFLTLQFVLCIFATYDERRNGRLGSVALAVGFSLTLGHLFGIYYTGAGMNPARSFAPAILTRNFTNHWVYWVGPIIGGGLGSLLYDFLLFPRLKSVSERLSILKGARPSDSNGQPEGTGEPVELKTQAL
- the MIP gene encoding lens fiber major intrinsic protein isoform X1, whose translation is MWELRSASFWRAIFAEFFATLFYVFFGLGASLRWTPGPLHVLQVALAFGLALATLVQAVGHISGAHVNPAVTFAFLVGSQMSLLRAFCYMAAQLLGAVAGAAVLYSVTPPAVRGNLALNTLHPGVSVGQATTVEIFLTLQFVLCIFATYDERRNGRLGSVALAVGFSLTLGHLFGIYYTGAGMNPARSFAPAILTRNFTNHWVYWVGPIIGGGLGSLLYDFLLFPRLKSVSERLSILKGARPSDSNGQPEGTGEPVELKTQAL